One window of Sphingobium sp. HWE2-09 genomic DNA carries:
- a CDS encoding SDR family NAD(P)-dependent oxidoreductase, with the protein MGKLLEGRTALVTGGGQGVGQGIARALAEAGANIAIAQRKADQGEAEAQYLRDTHGVDALFIQTDVTKRAAVEAMVEAAHDRFGRLDILVNNAGASFPKRIEKHTDADMEGSFALNYYAVFWAMQAAFPIMKAQGYGRVINLGSLNGVNAHMFTVAYNASKEATRALTRTAAVEWGPFGITCNIICPSATSPQAQEYFAANPEMTEAILKQVPAGRFGDAEKDIGPVALFLASEGGGYMSGNTLFADGGAQVNGVAWRPEVED; encoded by the coding sequence ATGGGCAAGTTGCTGGAAGGACGCACTGCGCTCGTGACCGGTGGCGGTCAGGGCGTAGGGCAGGGCATTGCGCGCGCGCTGGCCGAAGCGGGCGCCAACATCGCCATCGCCCAACGCAAGGCCGATCAGGGCGAGGCGGAAGCGCAATATCTGCGTGACACCCATGGCGTTGATGCGCTGTTCATCCAGACGGACGTGACGAAACGCGCCGCCGTCGAAGCAATGGTGGAAGCCGCGCATGATCGCTTCGGTCGGCTCGACATCCTCGTCAACAATGCCGGCGCCAGCTTTCCCAAGCGGATCGAGAAACACACCGACGCGGATATGGAAGGGTCGTTCGCGCTCAATTACTATGCCGTGTTCTGGGCGATGCAGGCGGCCTTCCCGATCATGAAGGCGCAGGGCTATGGCCGCGTCATCAACCTGGGTTCGCTGAACGGCGTCAATGCGCACATGTTCACCGTCGCCTACAATGCCAGCAAGGAAGCGACGCGCGCGCTGACACGCACGGCGGCGGTAGAGTGGGGACCATTTGGGATCACCTGCAACATCATCTGCCCGTCCGCGACCAGCCCACAGGCGCAGGAATATTTCGCGGCCAATCCGGAGATGACCGAGGCGATCCTGAAGCAGGTGCCCGCGGGCCGTTTCGGCGACGCGGAAAAGGATATCGGCCCGGTCGCGTTGTTCCTGGCCAGCGAAGGCGGCGGTTATATGAGCGGCAATACGTTGTTCGCCGATGGGGGCGCGCAGGTGAACGGTGTCGCCTGGCGGCCCGAAGTCGAGGATTGA
- a CDS encoding SDR family NAD(P)-dependent oxidoreductase, translating into MKQLDGKIAIVTGGARGVAKGVATAFVKAGAKVLIVDREVELGRETEAELTALGGDVAFMPVDLADRAALPSIVTTALERFGKLDILVNAAQASRQLPLAETTDEAMEISFDTGFWPTFILMRAAYPHLMAAKGCVINFATGAAFDAIPTQGSYVAAKEAIRAISRVAASEWGPEGVRVNIICPFANSPGVQAWKEWAPDDYATQIGKVSLRRIGDCEKDIGSAAVFLASDAAAYITGQTLMVDGGQTKAF; encoded by the coding sequence ATGAAGCAGTTGGATGGCAAGATCGCGATCGTGACCGGCGGTGCGCGCGGCGTCGCGAAGGGGGTGGCGACCGCTTTCGTGAAGGCGGGGGCCAAGGTGCTGATCGTCGATCGCGAAGTGGAACTGGGCCGCGAAACCGAAGCCGAATTGACGGCGTTGGGCGGCGATGTCGCCTTCATGCCTGTCGATCTGGCCGATCGCGCGGCGCTGCCTTCGATCGTCACGACCGCGTTGGAGCGGTTCGGCAAGCTCGACATCCTCGTCAACGCGGCGCAGGCTTCGCGCCAGTTGCCGCTGGCCGAAACGACGGACGAGGCGATGGAGATATCGTTCGATACCGGCTTCTGGCCGACCTTCATCTTGATGCGTGCGGCCTATCCGCACCTGATGGCGGCCAAAGGTTGCGTCATCAACTTCGCCACCGGCGCGGCGTTCGATGCCATTCCGACGCAAGGCTCCTATGTCGCCGCGAAAGAAGCGATCCGGGCCATATCCCGGGTGGCGGCGAGCGAATGGGGACCAGAGGGGGTTCGGGTGAATATCATCTGCCCGTTTGCCAATTCACCGGGAGTTCAAGCCTGGAAGGAATGGGCGCCGGACGATTATGCTACGCAAATTGGTAAGGTTTCTTTGCGCCGGATCGGCGATTGCGAAAAGGATATCGGATCAGCCGCCGTCTTCTTGGCGAGTGACGCTGCGGCCTATATCACCGGCCAGACATTAATGGTCGATGGCGGACAGACCAAGGCGTTCTGA
- a CDS encoding FAD-dependent oxidoreductase yields MADISLHRPFPASQVTGWDFETDVAVIGFGAAGACAAIEAAGAKARVMLFERGSGSGGASALSGGEIYIGGSGGTDAQRAAGFDDTTEDFAAYLKAAGGPCADIVKCDLYAREALGHYGWLKAQGVPYRGNYLPGKHIEPTDDSTLIWSGSEAAWPFCDIAKPAPRGHVIAHMGWGGGRPLVDLLEARARDLGVEVITDARAVALVQDDARHVVGVILRIDNEHRFVRATKGVVLCTGGFVFNEDMRRRYCPETFKISSPIGEQDDGSGIELGVGAGGDAIHMEQFFTTCPWTMPEPQAYGVFVNQAGQRFINEDCYHGRVSRCAVDQLGDKVYLLLDIAHFDQPLEMAGMTIAGTGDTWEEVEAELGMASGTLSATMAFYSAHAAEGRDPLFQKRPPILTPLDQGPFVALELNFATSYFSFFTLGGLRTSTDGEVLDHGGAPIAGLFAAGRCTSGLPAWGHGYSSGLSLADCTFFGRQAGRKAASG; encoded by the coding sequence TTGGCCGACATATCGTTGCACCGCCCTTTCCCCGCGTCGCAGGTTACAGGATGGGATTTTGAAACCGATGTCGCCGTCATAGGATTTGGTGCGGCGGGCGCCTGTGCGGCGATCGAGGCGGCGGGTGCAAAGGCGCGGGTCATGCTGTTCGAGCGGGGATCGGGCAGCGGCGGCGCGTCTGCTCTGTCAGGTGGTGAAATCTATATCGGCGGCAGTGGCGGAACGGACGCGCAGCGTGCCGCGGGCTTCGACGACACGACGGAGGATTTCGCGGCTTATCTTAAAGCGGCGGGTGGCCCCTGCGCCGATATAGTGAAATGCGACCTCTATGCGCGTGAGGCTTTGGGCCATTATGGGTGGCTGAAGGCACAGGGCGTCCCCTATCGCGGCAATTATCTGCCGGGCAAGCATATCGAGCCGACCGACGATTCCACGTTGATCTGGTCGGGCAGCGAAGCGGCATGGCCTTTTTGCGACATCGCGAAGCCAGCGCCGCGCGGTCATGTGATCGCGCATATGGGCTGGGGCGGCGGGCGACCGCTGGTCGATTTGCTGGAGGCGCGCGCCCGAGATTTGGGCGTCGAGGTGATTACGGACGCGCGCGCTGTGGCGCTGGTGCAGGATGACGCGCGACACGTCGTCGGCGTTATCCTGCGCATCGACAATGAACACCGTTTCGTCCGCGCAACCAAGGGTGTCGTCCTGTGCACCGGTGGCTTTGTCTTCAACGAGGATATGCGGCGTCGCTATTGCCCCGAAACGTTCAAGATCTCCAGCCCGATCGGCGAGCAGGACGACGGATCGGGCATCGAACTGGGCGTGGGGGCGGGCGGTGACGCCATCCACATGGAACAGTTTTTCACGACCTGCCCCTGGACCATGCCCGAACCGCAAGCCTATGGCGTATTCGTCAACCAGGCGGGACAGCGCTTCATCAATGAAGATTGCTATCATGGTCGCGTGAGCCGCTGCGCGGTCGATCAATTGGGCGATAAAGTCTATCTGTTGCTCGATATTGCGCATTTCGATCAGCCGCTGGAGATGGCGGGTATGACCATCGCGGGAACCGGCGACACATGGGAAGAGGTCGAAGCGGAACTGGGTATGGCGTCGGGCACGTTGAGCGCGACCATGGCCTTCTATAGCGCCCATGCGGCGGAGGGGCGCGACCCGCTGTTCCAGAAGCGGCCGCCGATCCTGACGCCGCTGGATCAAGGTCCGTTCGTGGCGCTGGAGTTGAATTTCGCGACCAGCTATTTCAGCTTCTTCACGCTGGGTGGCCTGCGCACCTCGACCGATGGCGAAGTGCTGGATCATGGCGGCGCGCCGATTGCGGGGCTGTTTGCCGCCGGGCGCTGTACGTCGGGCCTGCCTGCCTGGGGCCATGGCTATAGTTCGGGCCTCAGCCTGGCGGACTGCACCTTTTTTGGTCGGCAGGCGGGGCGCAAAGCGGCGTCGGGATAA